DNA sequence from the Salmo trutta chromosome 28, fSalTru1.1, whole genome shotgun sequence genome:
ttggatgctgttttACGAGAGAGCAACTagggatgcagcacgaaggaatccctcagcagatgccataatggaggtccgatcctatttggaggagcccttcctccaaagatctgcagatcctctgagctggtggaagaacatGACCTCTTACTAAAGTCATAacagggagactctgcatagtggccacatccgttccctctgagagggtcttctcgaaaatgatacaaataattactgagagaagaaaccgcatcagcccctcgaaagtgaggcagcttgcatttctgaatgcaaatctctcataaaagctaaatatggtcagcattgctgtgtgctgctggttataacatggcaaaAAAGAAgagttttaagtgggatgctgcagttttgcacattgttatttatttttatttgatatggtgcaatattctattatgctgttcagattgtattcgttttgaatggttagatttacaccaacaccaatcatagtcaaactatcgtAAACTGTTTGagttgaaaaaatacaaaacatgttttttttaaagagccaTTTGGGAGCCTGAGTTGAGCTGAACAAACAAGCTCACTGAATAGAGCCAGGAATGCCCATCACTAAATATAACCAGATAggagttaaattggtacagcactcTCACTCATGGGTGCAACAAAGGTAGCCTATTACAAGGcacgcctcaaaatatgttattgagccaaaaacaacaacaaccatgcacccactagtggtcaaaaggtttttggcGCTCCAGAAATATGGTAAGGTACTGCAAActgtggggtggaattacagCACCATTCGAAAAACAGCAATCTTTCCCTTCcgacaacattttcccacaatgcaccataatgttCAGTATACTGCAGTAAAACTTTGAGTATTTTACTGTTGAAAATACAAGAAAATTACAGTATAATTGACAGTTTTCCATTACAGTGTAGAACTTCCTCAAAGTTAATTTGTCTTTATCTAAGTTATGATCTTATATTCAACATACCCCAGAAGACTCTGGTTCCCTCAAACGATCTCATGGTGATAAATAATTCCAAATGCTATGTGTGTCTATGCAGTTGTAAGTTCTGAAGTTGTTCACTTACGTAACAGCATGAATGAATCCTCCTGATGATAGCAATAAAGACACTGTTACCCACATTTAGCAATGATTTGTTATCAATGCACTGGATGAATAAGGTATTCATTTAACATAATCTTATCAAAAGTTCAAGAACACATACTCTTATTGAATTGGGATCATTAGACAGACGGAATTTACGGATTCTACAGTCTCCATATTAATGCTATAttaaatcacttttttttttattcatgcaCCAATAATAACTATAAATGTTATCATTTAATTGGCCTCGTCGGGTCGCAAATTAACTCCATGTGCCTTTACAGTATACATCATCCTGAGGGTTGACAGCTGTGCCAGGTTAAACTGATCATTTTCTCAGCAAACACAATCTGGagaaacatacagtgcattcattgtTCACGGTAGAGTTGGTCTAACTCAGTTATGGCGCAACTCAGGTTGAGTGTTCTCTTCTGGGGGCTCAGCAAGAACCACAGTGAGCCTTAACAACAACATTTTGATGATCTATCCATTTACCAAAAGCAGCCTCTATTTTCTTTCCCCCAGCACCATTCTCATACATGACGATCATGTGAGTACACTAATGATTACTGCCCATGGAGTGGTGTGTAACACGTACCCATCTTTCACTGCCATCCCCATTACCATGAGCTGAGGTTCCCCATGTAAGATTGTATTCTAACCCAGCCACGGCCAGACATACAGACAACCGGACACAGAGCCACGGACATAACTGTCAGTGTGTGGTGCTCAATTAGAGCTGGAGCATGGCTGACTTACCACCCTGCTAGTGGAGGAGATGAATGCAGTGGCTCAGAGTTCATTAGCCTGATGAGGGTTCTGTAATGGATCATTGGTTTGACAGTGGATTACAGACAGGAGAGTAGTTATGAGAAGGCATGCAGAGAAAAGAAATGTACTTAAAGCTATACTATACGTTGATGAAGTGAAGGCTAATATACAGTGAGATGTGCTGGGTATATAGTAAGGATATATCATATTAGCCATCAATGGATGGGATTGGGATCATGCTATGCAGTATAATATTGGTCCTGTGGGCTTGGCATATAGTACACTGTAGCAGACGTTACAACCCACCGTTGTGTACTTAATCTCAGAAATATTGGATTGATAGAAAATCCTCATAACTGATGTGTTTATTAGTATTTATGGATTTTTATGGAACACGTCAAATAGGTGGTAGACTTTGTAGCTCAGTAAGCGTCATTATAATGATTCATCCAAAGATAATTGAGGAACACTATTCCCTTTCTATTTAAGCCTGAAAATAATTGAGGTGGAATGTTGCCAGTTCCAATTTGCAGAAAAGAGACAAACTCATGGCCGTGGCATAATATATCTGTTACCTAATCTTGATCACTGATCACAAAATCGCCAAGAACTCACTCCTTCAATGTCGTTTTCTAaatcacaagtgtgtgtgtgcgtgcgtacatgTGTGTTGCTCTTGGCTGCTGTAATATTTCTGTAGCTGACAACTATGAAACAGATAACAGATGGCTGCAGCAGAGGACATGGAGCCAAGCTGACTTCACACTCAGCTGTGTCTGACAGTCACCATTTACATGAGCACTTAGTGCAGCACAGTCTATACTCTCCAACTATATGTTACAATCAACCTACCAATTAAACACTCCTGGGCCACAACGGCTCGGGGCAAGAACAACGAGACTGTATCCAATGTCTTTTGGAGTGGATAATGGATCGATGAGATGAACTatctttttatacattttcatgagCTCGTGGCATCATCCCATCATTTTAATAATGTCTTTGTCAATTCCTCATTAACACTCATGTACTCTTAATTGTATTTTTAGGATCATGTGGGAACTGATCAATATATTTCTACCTTTACTTTATCAAGGTTACATCCATATCAAGCCCCCAGGCATGTGAAGATTGACAGCAATTCattagagacaaagagagagacggactgaaaaaatacaaaacttaTCCTTCATTCATCTATCCGTAGGtgcaggaggaggatgctgggaAGACCTTGGACTATCTGAACCTCAACCCAAATGTTGACCGCACCTCACAGCCCCTTACCTATGAAATAGGAAGGAGGGGGGAAGAAGGAAACCTTGGAGCTGCAATGAAAGTCAAACACCTTTCAAAAGATGTATCCACCAAGCCTAAGGCCTCCAGCTATAGCTCTGTGGGCCCATATGGCTGGTCACAGAACCTCTCCCTCCCCTTGGATCAGTCACCGTTTCGCTCCAAATCCAAGCCCCCCATAAAAACACCTATCAAGGTCAAGAAGACCTTTGGCTGGGGCAACTTCTACCTCAACATCAAAACCATCAAGTTCAGCCTGCTGGTGACAGGTAAGATAGTGGACCACAGCAACGGCACCTTCAGTGTGTACTTCCGCCACAACTCGTCCCGTCTGGGGAATATCTCAGTGAGCATCGTTCCTCCCTCCAAAGCCGTGGAATGGGAGGATGTGGGACGCCCGAAACACCAGTTCCAGAGTCAGCCGCAGTCCACCCCCAATGAGCACCAGCAGGAGATGAAGGCCCTCAACTGCGTGGTGGAGTACCAAAGGACCAACAGAGCCAAGAAAACAAAGCCATGCCTCTACGATCCCTCCCAGACCTGCTACTCGGAACACACCCAGTCTCACGCCGCTTGGATCTGTGCCAAGCCCTTCAAGGTCATCTGTGTATTCATCTTTTTTCACAGCACCGACTACAAACTGGCACAGAAGGTCTGTCCAGACTACAACTTCCAGGCTGATCTCCAGCACTTTGGAAGACGAGGATAGTGGATGAACTAGGCGGGTTATTAAAGCATGTTTTTCTTCATCTCCTTTATCACTGGAGAAAGGGGTTTGTTTTGAACAGGTCATGATGAACCTCTTGGGTGGCCCAACACAGACATTCAGATGGAGAGATTTGCTTGGTAGAATGGAAGTCGTCAGCACCTGGATAATATTTTGAAAATACACCACTGAAGGGTAGAAGATTTACAGAAGATCAAGTAGTGGTTGTTATTGGGAACAAGTGTGATATTTAGTCATTTTGCTAACTGTATTTGGGGTCAAATATTGACTTGGTTGGAGTAATGCTCCATGTGCATGCCAAAGCAGCTGGTATTAGCACAACAATAATTCCTGCATTTTTACTACTGTGATTATGTTTGTGTAAATTGTCTGCTTTTTTGTCACACATTGCCCATCTGTGATGGCCCTTACATTAACCTTTTCACTACTCATTTGGGGACATATTGCAAGCAAGGCAACGCATCTACACAAAGAAAATGTCAACCTAACCAACTGCTTAATGCCTGTGAGTTGAGTGGACTTCAAAAGGAAAATAATTTGAGCTAATTTTGATGTTTGTTTTAGCTGAATTTCAACAAGCTTGTTGAGTAAATTACAAATGTATGTTTGCTCAAAACCACTTAAAATCACGCTCATCGTTATCACATTTCCAAGggtgctctattgcaggttgattttcagaattgtttgctTCAATACCTGTGTTGTTTGTACATTGACTGGTTGATTAATCGTATACTACACAAACATAAATAACATACTTTTTCCCAATCTAATCCAACCTGTTAGTAGTTGTGTTTATTACACCCTTTACTGAGATGTTAATCTCATTTCAGCCAGAACCAGGGCATAGCCACCCATTggagagccaggcccacccaatcagattgagtAACAACCAAAGATAtgtctatatatacactgaacaaaaatttgAACACatgtaagtgttggtcccatgtttcatgagctgaaataaaatatcccagaaatgttccatatgaacaaaaacattatttctctcaaatttgtgcacacatttgttttcatccctgttaTTAAGCATTtttcttttgccaagataatccatccccgacatgtgtggcatatcaagaagctgattaaacagcatgatcattacacaggtgaaccttgtgctggggacaataaaaggccacactaaaatttgcagttttgtcacacaacacaatgccacagatgtctcaagtattGAGTTAGTGTGCaagtggcatgctgactgcaggcatGTCCATCCGAGCTGTTGCCAggtaattaaatgttaatttctctaccataagccatctccaacatcgttttagggaatttggcagcacatccaaccagcctcacacctgtagaccacgtgtaatcacgccagcccaggacatccacatccggtttcttcacctgcgggatcgtctgtgaccagccacccggacagctgatgaaactgcatTTGCAAAACCGAAGAATATCTGCATTAACtttcagaaaccatctcaggaaagctcatctgtgtgctcgtcatcGTCACCAGGGTCTTCACCTGACTGCAGTCTGGCGTTGTAAGAAactcagtgggcaaatgctcaccttcgatggcaactggcacgctggagaagtgtgctcttcacgtaTGAATCACGTTTTAACTTTACCTGGCAGATGGCAGACCCTGGTATGGTGTCGTGTAGGGTGAgcagttttctgatgtcaacgttgtgaacagaataCCCCATTGTGGCAGTGGATTTATgttatgggcaggtataagctacggacaacaaacacaattgcaatttcacagagataccgtgacgagatcctgagaaccactgtcgtgccattcattcgccaccatcacctcacgtttcagcataataatgcacatgtcgcaaggatctgtacacaattcctggagactgaaaatgtcccagttcttccatggcctgcatactcaccagaaaggtcacccattgagcatgtttgagatgctctggatcgacatgtacgacagcgtgttccaattcccaccaatatccagcaacttcgcacagccattgaagaggagtgggacaacattccacaggccacaatcaacaaattgatcaactctatgagaacAAGatatgtcgcactgcatgaggcaaatgatggtcatACCAGACACTGACTAGTTTTCttatccacacccctactttttttttaaggtatctctaccaacagatgcatatctattccccagtcatgtgaaatccatagattagggcctaattcatttatttgaattgacagatttccttatgtgaactgtaactcagtaaaatctctctctatatacactgctccaaaaaataaagggaacactaaaataacacatcctagatctgaatgaatgaaatactcttattaaaaacttttttctttacatagttgaatgtgctgacaacaaaatcacacaaaaataatcaatggaaatccaatttatcaacccatggaggtctggatttggagtcatactcaaaattaaagtggaaaaccacactacaggctgatccaactttgatgtaatgtccttaaaacaagtcaaaatgagactcagtagtgtgtgtggcctccacgtgcctgtatgacctccctacaatgcctgggcatgctcctgatgaggtggcggatggtctcctgagggatctcctcccagatctggactaaagcatccgccaactcctggacagtctgtggtgcaacgtggcattggtggatggagcgagacatgatgtcccagatgtgctcaattggattcaggtctggggaacgggcgggccagtccatagcatcaatgccttcctcttgcaggaactgctgacacactccagccacatgaggtcttgcattgtcttgcattaggaggaacccagggccaaccacaccagcatatggtctcacaaggggtctgaggatctcatctcggtacctaatgacagtcaggctacctctagcgagcacatggagggctgtgcggccccccaaagaaatgccaccccacaccatgactgacccaccgccaaaccgatcatgctggaggatgttgcaggcagcagaacgttctccacggcatctccagactctgtcacgtctgtcacatgtgctcagtgtgaacctgctttcatctgtgaagagcacagggcgccagtggcgaatttgccaatcttggtgttctctggcaaatgccaaacgtcctgcacggtgttgggctgtaagcacaacccccacctgtggacgtcgggccctcataccaccctcatggagtctgtttctgaccgtttgagcagacacattcacatttgtggcctgctggaggtcattttgcagggctctggcagtgctcctcctgctcctccttgcacaaaggcagaggtagcggtcctgctgctgggttgttgccctcctacagcctcctccacgtctcctgatgtactggcctgtctcctggtagcgcctccatgctctggacactacgctgacagacacagcaaaccttcttgccacagctcgcattgatgtgccatcctggatgagctgcactacctgagccacttgcgtgggttgtagactccctctcatgctaccactagagtgaaagcaccgccagcattcaaaagtgaccaaaacatcagccaggaagcataggaactgagaagtggtctgtggtcaccacctgcagaaccactcctttattgggggtgtcttgctaattgcctataatttccacctgttgtctattccatttgcacaacagcatgtgaaatttattgtcagtcagtgttgcttcctaagtggacagttagatttcacagaagtgtgattgacttggagttacattgtgttgtttaagtgttccctttattttttttagcagtgtatatatacagtgattattaaacagcatgatcattacacaggtgaaccttgtcctggggaaaataaaaggccacactaaaatgtgcagttttgtcacacaacacaatgccacagatgtctcaagttttgagttaGTATGCaagtggcatgctgactgcaggcatgtccaccagagctgttgccaggtaattaaatgttcatttctctacctatgcatttttgtaaataacagctggtgcacgatatctaaggaagtctcaagctattgctcacctgaggtagagtatctcatgataagctgtagaccacactatctacctagagagttttcatatatattttttgtagctgtttacatatcaccacagactgaggttggcactaagacagcattgaatgagctgtattccaccataagcaaacaagaaaatgctcacccagaggcggcgctcctagtagccggggactttaatgctgtcacaacttccgccgaagtcggtccctctccttgttcgggcggcgttcggctggcgacgtcaccggctttctagccaccgccgatccacttttcattttccatttgttctgtctttatctcacacacctggcttcactcaactaattacttgtttattattttaaccctctgttccccatgttgtgtttgtgagtgattgtttatttgtAATTCGGTCCGTCTTTGTGGGCTCATATGTTACTATGTATATTTGCattttttgagtaaagtacgttgattactcaactctgctgtcctgcgcctgactctctacaccagctacacacaggacccttacaaaTGCAGGGAatcttaaatccgttttaccacatttctatcagcatgttaaatgtgcaaccagaggggaaaaaaaactctggaccatcttaactccacacacagagatgcatacaaagctctccctcgcccttcatttggcaatctgaccataattctatcctcctgattcctgcttacaagcaaaaatgaacgcaggaagcaccagtgactagatcaattaaaaagtggtcagatgaagctgatgctaagctacatgaccgttttgcaagcacagactggaatatgttccgggattcctcaaatggcattgaggagtacaccacatcagtcattggcttcatcaataagtgcattaatGTCGTCATCCCcccagtgaccgtacgtacaaaCCCCATtgagaagccatggattacaggcaacattcgcactgagctaaaggctagagctgccgctatcaaggagcgggactctaacccagaagcctAAAAGAAATCTCTCTAttccctccgatgaaccatcaaacaggcaaagcatcaatacaggactaagatcgaatcatactacactggctctgatgctcatcaGATGTAGCAggacttgcaaaccattacagactacaaagggaagcacagccaagagctgcccagtgacacgagcctaccagacgagctaaactacctctatgctcgctttgaggcaaataacactgaaacatgcatgagagcaccagctgttccagaagactgtgtgatcaacCTCTCCACTTATGATATGAGTAAGACAACCCATGGAggttcacaaggccgcagggccagacggattaccaggacatgtactgccagcatgcgctaaccaactggcaagtgtcttcactgatatgttcaacctctccctgtccgagtctgtaataccaacatgttttaagcagaccaccatagtgcctgtgcccaagaacactaaggtaacctgcctaaatgactaccgacccgtagcagtcacatctgtagccatgaaatgctttatcccagaaaccctagacccactccaatttgcataccgccccaacagatccacagatgatgcaatcttctgtatatagtctcgctaatgttattttactgcttctcTTTAATTAATTGTTACATTGTTACTAACCACTAGGcaagtagcctagtagttagagcgttggactagtaaccaaaaggttgcaagatcgaatccctgagctgacaaggtaaaaatctgtcgttctgcccctgaacgacactgttcctaggctgtcattgaaaataagaatttgttcttaattgacttgcctagttaaataaaggtaaaaatgttctattcttatccatattttttaaattgcattgttggttagggacttgtaagtaagcattttactgtaaggtctacttgtattcggcgcatgtgactaataacatttgatttacagtatatatacacacaataccagtcaacagtttggacacacctactcattcaagggtttttcataactttaccattttctacattgtagaaaaatagtgaagacatcaaaacgatgaaataaaacatatggaatcacaaagtaacaaaaaaagtgttaaaccattCAAAATACActttataagtcgctctggataagagcgtctgctaaatgacttaaatgtaaaatgtaaatgtaaatatttccgattcttcaaagtaactaccctttgccttgctgacagctttgcacactcttggcattctctcacccagcttcatgaggtagtcacctggaatgcatttcaatgaacaggtgtgccttgttaaaagttcatttgtggaatttctttccttctgaatgtgtttgagccaatcagatagccctatttggtaaaataccaagtccaaattatggcaagaacagctgaaataagcaaagagaaacgacagtccatcattactttaagacatgaaggtcagtcaatccggaaaatttcaagaactttgaaagaagAAAAGAGACATATTATGCCATGGCCATGAGTTGATCTGTTTCCTAATCTTGATCACTGATCACAAAATCGCCAAGAACTCACTCCTTCAATGTCGTTTTCTAaatcacaagtgtgtgtgtgtcgtgcgtACATGTGTGTTGCTCTTGGCTGCTGTAATATTTCTGTAGCTGACAACTATGAAACAGATAACAGATGGCTGCAGCAGAGGACATGGAGCCAAGCTGACTTCACACTCAGCTGTGTCTGACAGTCACCATTTACATGAGCACTTAGTGCAGCACAGTCTATACTCTCCAACTATATGTTACAATCAACCTACCAATTAAACACTCCTGGGCCACAACGGCTCAGGGCAAGAACAACGAGACTGTATCCAATGTCTTTTGGAGTGGATAATGGATCGATGAGATGAACTatctttttatacattttcatgagCTCGTGGCATCATCCCATCATTTTAATAATGTCTTTGTCAATTCCTCATTAACACTCATGTACTCTTAATTGTATTATTAGGATCATGTGGAAACTGATCAATCAATTTCTATCTAATTTACTTCAATCAAGGTTACAAAAAGAGAAACAGTTAAtgaatttaagacatgaaggtcagtcaatacggaacatttcaagaattttgaaagtttcttcaagtgcagtcgcaaaaaccatctagcgctatgatgaaactggctctcatgaggaccgccacagaaaaagaagacccagagttacctctgcagcagagaataagttcattagtgttaagtgcacctcagattgcagcccaaatgaatgcttcacagatttaaagtaacagacacatctcaacatcaactgtttagaggagaatGAGTGAATCAGGCCTCAATGGTTGAATTagtgcaaagaaaccactactaaaggacaccaataagaataagagacttgcttaggccaagaaacacaagcaatggacattagaccggtggaaatctgtcctttggtctgatgagtccaaatttgagatttttggtttgaaccgctgtgtctttgtgagacagagtaggtgaatggaggaTCTTCGCATTTGTGATTTCCactgtgaagcacggaggaggtggtgtgatggtgtgggggtgctttgcttgtgacactctgtgatttatttagaattcaaggcacacttaaccagcatggctaccacaccattctgcagcgatacgtaatcccacctggtttgcgctttgtgggactatcatttgtttttcaacaggagaatgacccaaaacacaatgTACTTAAAGCTATACTATAAGTTGATGAAGTGTAGGCTAATATACAGTGAGATGTGCTGGGTATA
Encoded proteins:
- the LOC115166430 gene encoding neurexophilin-2-like — encoded protein: MRILFISFAIFCLWLLPTVQEEDAGKTLDYLNLNPNVDRTSQPLTYEIGRRGEEGNLGAAMKVKHLSKDVSTKPKASSYSSVGPYGWSQNLSLPLDQSPFRSKSKPPIKTPIKVKKTFGWGNFYLNIKTIKFSLLVTGKIVDHSNGTFSVYFRHNSSRLGNISVSIVPPSKAVEWEDVGRPKHQFQSQPQSTPNEHQQEMKALNCVVEYQRTNRAKKTKPCLYDPSQTCYSEHTQSHAAWICAKPFKVICVFIFFHSTDYKLAQKVCPDYNFQADLQHFGRRG